A window of Paenibacillus polygoni contains these coding sequences:
- a CDS encoding McrB family protein, translating to MFRLDPEEKRRYSNISQCLMLGTLTSKDNLNGPTDEPVMPRGHSNNPQFFIKPVSPEPVPLLELNDMLLERNLSPLYIGLTDNNLRFPRNFYPAGYTYTYDIDKRIESLRSRLENKLIVFRPQVNYMTAADGYSEKIFKNLEIKNIDEGYKEGAEYVSVPKLTMGISSWESSLQSGKALRFQDYYFHAEGPKYVICGEYLYKLNGNWKDSVDQGWAYESSLETVERVKIDPDAISEFQIYGSDNLVFLDRKYLYETNSTFTQVGNSEKERLDVKQDITIGTSSQQNNENEVDQDEINYDDLESQFLEHLKTLGESKGLFYHMNDLVNFHVSVKTNPITVLAGMSGTGKSQLALLYAEAMGLKQEKNTLLVLPISPSYTEPSDLLGYLNASTGLYVPSDTGFVEFLKHAKDHPEQMHIVAFDEMNLSQVEYWFAPFISILELPENQERKLRLYNKETATCHNRSNYPDSIEIGDNIVFIGTANIDETTKNFSDRFLDRANIVTLRKLSFSSLLERELVEPTKPLISFGSKDVFTNWSSKDLAISAFSLEELKFFDEIHDIIQLYDYQKGVSHRVIRKIGEYLNSIPLNQQGKPYLDRKIVIDLQCKQRILTKIRGSSEQFQKLIGVASENQGNVQQSELFDLFTSDRAREISDFEFTLLEIHRKAREMAIHDYAS from the coding sequence ATGTTTAGACTTGATCCAGAAGAAAAAAGACGTTATTCTAATATATCCCAATGCCTAATGCTTGGTACGTTGACAAGTAAAGACAATTTGAATGGTCCAACAGATGAACCGGTTATGCCACGGGGACATTCCAACAATCCGCAATTTTTTATTAAACCAGTATCTCCAGAACCAGTTCCATTATTAGAATTAAACGATATGTTACTTGAACGTAATTTAAGTCCACTCTATATCGGTTTAACTGATAATAACCTCAGGTTTCCACGTAATTTTTATCCGGCGGGATATACCTATACTTATGATATAGACAAACGTATTGAGTCATTAAGAAGTCGATTAGAAAACAAATTAATTGTATTTCGCCCCCAGGTTAATTATATGACGGCTGCGGATGGGTACTCGGAGAAAATATTTAAAAATTTGGAGATAAAAAATATAGATGAGGGTTATAAAGAAGGGGCCGAGTATGTATCTGTTCCAAAACTGACGATGGGTATAAGTTCATGGGAATCATCTCTTCAGTCCGGTAAGGCTCTTCGCTTTCAGGATTATTATTTTCATGCGGAAGGACCGAAGTATGTAATTTGTGGAGAGTATCTATATAAGCTGAATGGTAATTGGAAAGATTCAGTTGATCAAGGATGGGCTTACGAATCATCACTTGAAACCGTAGAAAGAGTTAAAATTGATCCGGATGCTATCTCTGAGTTTCAAATTTATGGTAGTGATAATTTAGTTTTCCTAGATAGAAAGTATTTATATGAAACAAACTCTACCTTTACTCAGGTTGGAAACTCAGAAAAGGAACGTTTGGATGTTAAACAAGACATTACAATCGGTACTTCTTCTCAGCAGAATAATGAGAATGAGGTTGATCAAGATGAAATTAATTATGATGATCTAGAAAGTCAGTTCCTCGAGCACTTAAAAACACTAGGAGAATCGAAGGGACTTTTCTATCATATGAATGACCTTGTGAATTTCCATGTGAGTGTGAAAACTAATCCTATAACCGTTCTTGCTGGCATGTCGGGTACAGGGAAATCTCAACTAGCTTTACTATACGCAGAGGCCATGGGACTTAAACAAGAGAAAAACACTCTTCTAGTATTACCTATAAGTCCAAGTTATACAGAACCAAGTGACTTACTGGGATATCTAAACGCTTCTACAGGTCTGTACGTACCTTCAGATACAGGCTTTGTAGAGTTTTTAAAACATGCCAAAGATCACCCTGAACAAATGCATATAGTTGCTTTTGATGAGATGAATCTAAGTCAGGTAGAATACTGGTTCGCTCCATTTATTAGCATTTTAGAGTTACCAGAAAACCAGGAACGGAAATTGAGACTATACAATAAGGAAACGGCAACCTGTCACAATCGATCTAATTATCCTGATTCGATTGAAATAGGTGATAACATTGTATTTATCGGTACTGCGAATATAGATGAAACAACAAAAAATTTTTCGGATCGTTTTTTAGATCGTGCTAATATCGTAACACTACGGAAATTATCTTTTAGCTCTCTGTTGGAGCGGGAGTTAGTCGAGCCTACAAAGCCCCTTATTTCATTTGGGTCAAAAGATGTCTTTACAAATTGGAGTAGTAAAGATCTTGCGATAAGTGCATTTAGCTTAGAAGAGTTGAAATTCTTCGACGAGATTCATGACATAATTCAACTGTATGATTATCAAAAGGGAGTATCACACCGTGTTATTAGAAAAATAGGGGAATACTTAAATTCTATACCACTAAATCAACAAGGCAAGCCATACCTAGATCGTAAGATAGTAATTGATCTCCAATGTAAACAACGTATTCTTACTAAAATCCGTGGTTCTTCTGAACAATTCCAGAAGTTAATTGGAGTTGCGAGTGAAAATCAAGGTAATGTGCAACAAAGTGAATTGTTTGATCTTTTCACGAGTGATAGAGCAAGAGAAATTAGCGATTTTGAGTTTACACTTTTAGAAATACATCGGAAAGCTCGGGAGATGGCGATCCATGATTATGCATCCTAA
- a CDS encoding recombinase family protein, whose product MNIKLELDNLGFGMIFIKQNIDTRTADGELMFSIHLSVAQQESEVNLKRV is encoded by the coding sequence ATCAACATAAAGCTTGAACTAGACAATCTGGGGTTCGGGATGATTTTCATAAAACAAAACATTGATACTAGAACAGCCGATGGAGAGTTGATGTTCTCAATTCACTTGTCTGTCGCTCAGCAAGAAAGTGAAGTCAATTTGAAAAGAGTTTAG
- a CDS encoding diacylglycerol kinase codes for MKKARLIYNPTSGREEAKRRLVSILQRLDEGGIEASCHATTGEGDATREASEAVDRGYDLIIAAGGDGTLYEVINGMAQKENRPPLGIFPLGTTNDFARALGIPRHWEDYCDMVIRQETRPVDLGLVNDRYFINIAGGGTLTELTYEVPSKLKTMIGQLAYYMKGMEKMTNLTPQELYIRANGQEDIHDEFMLFLIANTNSVGGFEKLAPGATIDDGLFDVIALKKCNLAEMIRLVRLALRGEHLNDKKIIHFQTDYMEVNSPGEVLLNLDGELGGQLPATFRNLPHHIQIFR; via the coding sequence ATGAAAAAAGCGAGATTAATTTATAACCCGACTTCGGGCCGGGAAGAAGCGAAGAGAAGACTTGTATCTATTTTACAGCGTCTTGATGAAGGTGGAATTGAAGCTTCCTGCCATGCAACGACGGGCGAAGGCGATGCAACGAGGGAAGCCTCGGAAGCAGTCGATCGCGGCTATGATCTTATTATTGCGGCCGGTGGTGACGGTACACTCTATGAAGTGATTAACGGAATGGCTCAAAAAGAAAATAGACCGCCGCTTGGTATTTTTCCGCTGGGAACAACCAATGATTTCGCAAGAGCGCTGGGAATTCCCCGTCACTGGGAAGATTACTGCGACATGGTTATTCGTCAAGAGACCCGTCCCGTGGATCTTGGACTTGTGAATGATCGTTATTTTATAAATATAGCCGGCGGCGGAACGCTGACGGAACTCACATATGAAGTACCAAGCAAACTGAAGACAATGATTGGTCAGCTTGCTTATTATATGAAGGGCATGGAGAAAATGACGAACCTGACACCGCAGGAGCTGTATATCCGTGCGAATGGACAGGAAGATATCCATGATGAATTTATGCTCTTTCTCATCGCAAATACAAACTCGGTAGGCGGTTTTGAGAAACTTGCTCCCGGAGCTACGATTGACGATGGGCTATTTGATGTTATTGCTCTCAAGAAGTGTAATCTCGCGGAGATGATTCGCCTTGTTAGGCTTGCACTGCGCGGAGAGCATCTGAACGACAAGAAGATTATTCATTTTCAGACGGATTATATGGAAGTAAACTCCCCAGGTGAAGTACTGCTGAATCTGGATGGAGAACTGGGCGGACAGCTGCCCGCAACCTTCCGTAATCTGCCGCATCACATTCAAATTTTCAGATAA
- the rlmD gene encoding 23S rRNA (uracil(1939)-C(5))-methyltransferase RlmD: MNTNRSGRGKSRRNTEREGQEMTSAGKSKNNAVRQDRGRDKAEKSGYVTEKSGNKEVLRIEMRPEGEASFSAAKARAEHLDSRESRKTEKRRSGRGRSGSNRGGKDRPARDIAAELGLPVAKNDETVIDIIGMNHDGEGVGRAEGYTLFVAGALPGEKVRVKVLKTKKQYGYAKLLEIVEASKDRVSAPCPIYAQCGGCQLQHMSYEGQLHWKRQMVVDNLKRIGKLNVAGEDRGNEVRAHQDVDNVLDTDSSHPQVDNLGEGTKTVHSSGDKAVHEWINTPNASAGITVLPTLGMDEPWRYRNKAQVPMGEMEGGLIGGFYAKGSHRIVDMERCLIQHEHNDEVVERVKEIGRRVGIRAYNEETGRGLLRHVVVKKAFRTGEMMLVLVTNGDSIPEKDEWIRGIREQLPQVTSICQNVNTKKTNVIFGDVTRVLWGSEVIYDYIGDVKFAISARSFYQVNPVQTEVLYGKTVEYAGLTGKETVIDAYCGIGTISLFLAQHAEHVYGVEIVKEAIEDAKKNAELNGITNATFETGPSEDVIPQWKEQGITPDVIVVDPPRKGCDPRLLDTILEMRPERVVYVSCNPSTLARDLRVLEDGGYRTTEVQPVDMFPHTVHVESVAVLVRDFVDNE, from the coding sequence ATGAATACAAACCGCAGCGGACGTGGAAAAAGCCGCCGGAACACAGAGCGTGAGGGCCAGGAAATGACAAGTGCAGGGAAATCGAAAAATAATGCAGTTCGTCAGGACAGAGGGCGCGATAAGGCTGAGAAGTCAGGATACGTAACAGAGAAATCAGGTAACAAGGAAGTTCTAAGAATAGAGATGCGGCCGGAAGGCGAGGCATCTTTTTCTGCTGCTAAAGCGAGGGCAGAACATTTGGATAGTAGAGAAAGCCGTAAGACCGAGAAAAGAAGATCTGGAAGAGGACGTTCGGGCAGTAATCGCGGAGGCAAGGACAGGCCTGCTAGAGATATTGCGGCTGAGCTCGGTTTGCCGGTAGCGAAGAACGACGAGACCGTGATCGATATCATCGGTATGAATCATGACGGCGAAGGAGTTGGCCGTGCAGAAGGGTATACCTTGTTCGTAGCGGGCGCGCTTCCTGGTGAGAAAGTTCGCGTTAAAGTACTGAAAACAAAAAAACAGTACGGATATGCGAAACTGCTTGAGATTGTAGAAGCGAGCAAAGACCGTGTCTCTGCCCCTTGTCCCATCTACGCACAGTGCGGCGGCTGTCAGCTGCAGCATATGAGTTACGAAGGACAGCTTCACTGGAAACGCCAGATGGTGGTAGATAATCTGAAGCGGATCGGAAAGCTGAATGTAGCAGGGGAAGACAGAGGTAACGAAGTACGAGCTCACCAAGATGTGGATAATGTACTAGATACCGACAGCAGTCATCCACAAGTGGATAACCTTGGAGAAGGAACCAAAACTGTACACAGCAGTGGGGATAAAGCTGTGCATGAATGGATAAATACCCCAAATGCGTCTGCTGGAATTACCGTTCTCCCTACGCTTGGTATGGACGAGCCGTGGCGTTACCGGAACAAAGCACAGGTGCCGATGGGCGAGATGGAAGGCGGCTTAATCGGTGGATTTTATGCGAAAGGCAGTCACCGGATCGTTGATATGGAGCGCTGTTTAATTCAGCATGAGCATAACGATGAAGTTGTAGAGCGGGTCAAAGAAATCGGCCGCCGCGTTGGAATTAGAGCATATAACGAAGAGACAGGGCGCGGACTGTTGCGGCATGTTGTCGTGAAGAAAGCGTTCCGCACCGGGGAAATGATGCTGGTCCTAGTTACCAATGGAGACAGCATCCCTGAGAAGGATGAGTGGATTCGCGGTATTCGTGAACAGCTTCCGCAGGTGACAAGTATCTGTCAGAACGTCAATACGAAGAAGACGAACGTGATTTTTGGAGATGTGACCCGCGTCCTATGGGGCAGTGAAGTGATCTATGATTATATCGGAGATGTGAAGTTTGCGATCTCGGCGCGTTCCTTCTACCAAGTAAACCCGGTACAAACCGAGGTGCTTTACGGTAAAACGGTAGAATATGCGGGTCTTACCGGCAAAGAGACCGTTATCGATGCGTACTGCGGGATTGGGACGATCTCTCTTTTCCTAGCACAGCATGCCGAGCATGTGTATGGGGTTGAGATTGTGAAGGAAGCAATCGAGGATGCGAAGAAGAATGCTGAGCTGAATGGCATTACGAACGCAACCTTTGAAACAGGCCCATCTGAGGATGTTATTCCGCAGTGGAAAGAACAAGGCATTACGCCAGACGTGATCGTTGTCGATCCGCCGCGTAAAGGCTGCGATCCGAGACTGCTGGATACGATTCTAGAGATGCGTCCGGAACGGGTCGTGTATGTATCCTGTAATCCTTCGACACTGGCGAGAGATCTGCGTGTGCTGGAGGATGGCGGGTACCGGACGACTGAAGTTCAGCCGGTTGATATGTTCCCGCACACGGTGCACGTAGAATCCGTGGCGGTGTTGGTTAGGGATTTTGTAGATAATGAATAA